One genomic window of Campylobacter fetus subsp. fetus includes the following:
- the rfaQ gene encoding putative lipopolysaccharide heptosyltransferase III, which produces MKILVMKFRNIGDVLLTTPLLENLKHYYPDSKIHFALNKGCEAMIEGNPNIDKIHIYDRNEIKKKNAFRRIYLEYKFAKSLKNEKFDIVIQTTKGDRGLIIAKFCCAKTVVSYLAKNRIFNKFITHKIKEQGSTHTVLANLDALKALGYEPKNARVKIYFDDYSQDSKFKNIPNRFIHIHPMSRWLFKCIDDETLAKIIDFCELNLNHKVVLTCDKNPVELEKIQNILKNCSAKPVLFLGNLNLKEVAFLSSKSELFIGVDTAIMHIAAANNVPCIAFFGPSGAFHWGPWDNSCLKSGYTQKNGIQTMGKHKVIQKNLYCVPCGKDGCNGSKRSDCLINLDLNLIKNSISQFFKAE; this is translated from the coding sequence ATGAAAATTTTAGTAATGAAATTTAGAAATATCGGCGATGTCTTACTCACGACTCCTTTGTTAGAAAATTTAAAACACTATTATCCGGATTCAAAGATACATTTTGCTTTAAATAAAGGCTGCGAGGCGATGATAGAAGGCAATCCAAATATAGATAAAATACATATTTACGATAGAAATGAAATAAAAAAGAAAAATGCTTTTAGGCGTATTTATCTTGAGTATAAATTTGCAAAATCTCTAAAAAATGAGAAATTCGATATCGTTATCCAAACTACAAAAGGAGACCGAGGTCTCATCATAGCTAAATTTTGCTGTGCAAAAACAGTCGTATCATACTTAGCTAAAAATCGTATTTTTAATAAATTTATAACTCACAAAATAAAAGAACAAGGATCTACGCATACGGTACTAGCGAATTTGGACGCACTCAAAGCTTTAGGATATGAGCCAAAAAACGCTAGAGTTAAAATCTATTTTGATGACTATTCACAAGATTCTAAATTTAAAAATATACCAAATAGATTTATTCATATTCATCCTATGAGCAGATGGCTTTTTAAATGTATAGATGATGAAACTTTGGCTAAAATCATAGATTTTTGTGAACTAAATTTAAATCACAAAGTAGTATTAACCTGTGATAAAAACCCGGTCGAACTTGAAAAAATACAAAATATACTTAAGAACTGCAGTGCAAAACCGGTACTATTTTTAGGAAATTTAAATTTAAAAGAAGTAGCGTTTTTAAGCTCAAAATCGGAACTATTTATAGGAGTAGATACTGCGATCATGCATATAGCAGCGGCAAATAATGTGCCTTGCATAGCGTTTTTTGGACCTAGCGGGGCATTTCATTGGGGACCTTGGGATAACTCTTGTCTAAAAAGCGGATATACGCAAAAAAACGGTATTCAAACAATGGGCAAACACAAAGTTATTCAAAAAAACCTATATTGCGTTCCTTGCGGAAAAGATGGTTGTAATGGCTCAAAAAGGAGCGATTGTCTTATAAATTTAGATTTAAATTTAATAAAAAACAGCATATCTCAATTCTTCAAAGCCGAGTAA
- a CDS encoding polysaccharide deacetylase family protein translates to MSITVLMYHHVLPKSGFIASSLNEFESQMRFLSQNGYKTLSSDEFLKFKKGELKLPKKSIFITFDDGWRDNYYYAYPILKKYGLNATLFLVTSWIEKASEQNALRKAEFRPLSHKEAKQKIISDTAGLFLNWDEVEKMKDVFDFHSHTNGHDDAYFGNLRFEDDIFACKKIIKDRLGFDDAHLCWPRGQYDKSRLQAAKEIGYEIFYTTKRGINKPDNNLKYIKRVAVKKDYKWLKKTLFIYQNDILGSFYSALKN, encoded by the coding sequence ATGAGTATAACCGTTCTTATGTATCATCATGTTTTGCCAAAATCAGGATTTATCGCTAGCAGTCTTAATGAATTTGAGTCTCAAATGAGGTTTCTTAGTCAAAATGGTTATAAAACTTTAAGTTCAGATGAGTTTTTGAAATTTAAAAAAGGTGAGCTTAAACTACCTAAAAAGAGTATTTTTATAACTTTTGATGATGGTTGGCGAGATAATTATTACTACGCTTATCCTATTTTGAAAAAGTACGGTTTAAATGCGACTCTGTTTTTAGTGACTAGCTGGATAGAAAAAGCAAGTGAGCAAAATGCACTTAGAAAAGCTGAGTTTAGACCGTTATCGCATAAAGAAGCAAAACAAAAAATTATCAGCGATACTGCTGGTTTGTTTTTAAACTGGGACGAGGTGGAAAAAATGAAAGATGTTTTTGATTTTCACTCTCATACTAATGGACACGATGATGCTTATTTTGGAAATTTAAGATTTGAAGATGATATTTTTGCTTGTAAAAAGATCATAAAAGATCGTTTAGGATTTGATGACGCCCATCTTTGTTGGCCGCGCGGGCAATATGATAAAAGCAGATTACAAGCTGCAAAAGAGATCGGTTATGAGATATTTTATACCACAAAACGAGGTATAAATAAACCTGACAATAATTTAAAATATATAAAAAGAGTTGCAGTTAAAAAAGATTATAAGTGGTTAAAAAAGACGCTATTCATATATCAAAATGATATTTTAGGAAGTTTTTACTCGGCTTTGAAGAATTGA
- a CDS encoding glycosyltransferase family 9 protein: MYVIYYFLLYPFLLILAFFRKKTDKILIIQTAKIGDYANSTIIFGEASSTKGGKFDIVLDEININFANYDSRIENKFIINRYKKGVKKFILGFKLFFKSYDKIYVLMPNNLNLFLAKFAFSKHIITISHYKNSSLFYLLSKNAKVIHHTKEDLTLKTYLKMLDLELFQNELQKDMIKVKKIVQKPLFIPEKYENLFINENKFKIGLSLSAGNKMKTIIPQTWDKIFEILSKFDVEIYIFGVGDEINLLKNTDTKNIKIVSLVDKISLNELPFYISKMNLYISSDTGNYYIADTMEVPTICFMGPCFASEQRGVFNSLIIKSNLPPFSAVFDTIYKADAKKYFEITQKDEKNIYEFINNLYKSFLSDKDSFPN; the protein is encoded by the coding sequence TTGTACGTTATATACTACTTTTTACTATATCCTTTTTTATTGATTTTAGCATTTTTTCGCAAAAAAACAGATAAAATATTAATTATTCAAACAGCCAAAATCGGAGATTATGCCAACTCTACAATTATTTTTGGCGAAGCTAGCAGCACTAAAGGTGGTAAATTTGATATTGTTTTAGATGAAATTAATATTAATTTTGCAAATTACGACTCTAGAATAGAAAATAAATTTATAATAAACCGATATAAAAAAGGGGTTAAAAAGTTTATTTTGGGTTTTAAACTATTTTTTAAAAGCTATGATAAAATTTATGTTTTGATGCCGAATAATCTAAATTTATTTCTAGCTAAATTCGCTTTTTCAAAGCATATAATTACGATCAGTCACTACAAAAACAGTTCTCTTTTTTACCTACTTTCAAAAAATGCCAAGGTTATTCACCATACAAAAGAAGATTTAACGCTTAAAACATACTTAAAAATGCTTGATTTAGAACTTTTTCAAAATGAGCTTCAAAAAGATATGATTAAAGTTAAAAAAATAGTTCAAAAACCACTATTTATACCCGAAAAGTATGAAAATTTATTTATAAATGAGAATAAATTCAAAATCGGATTGAGTCTTAGTGCCGGAAATAAAATGAAAACGATAATTCCTCAAACATGGGATAAAATATTTGAAATATTAAGCAAATTCGATGTTGAAATTTACATTTTTGGAGTCGGAGATGAGATAAATTTACTTAAAAATACCGACACAAAAAATATAAAAATAGTATCGTTAGTAGATAAAATCAGCCTTAACGAACTGCCTTTTTACATATCAAAAATGAATCTTTATATCTCAAGTGATACCGGAAATTACTACATCGCAGACACTATGGAAGTGCCTACCATATGTTTTATGGGGCCTTGTTTTGCAAGCGAACAAAGAGGCGTATTTAACTCGCTTATCATAAAATCAAATTTACCACCGTTTAGTGCTGTTTTTGATACGATTTATAAAGCGGATGCTAAAAAGTATTTTGAAATCACTCAAAAAGATGAAAAAAATATATATGAATTTATAAATAATCTTTATAAATCTTTTCTATCTGACAAAGATAGTTTTCCAAACTGA
- a CDS encoding glycosyltransferase family 4 protein, with protein sequence MKKILFIDTGLEYGGGTKSFLYLLGALLGKNEYKIYVYFENDYMVGDKKISQIIDKMGATFIYFKPKNRICKMKREILRVFSKKLLDKVLYTNDLKFAFDLLKSLSIHAVHLNNHFSTNLAYNEAANLLGIKVIQHLRKNSKIEDFKLSKLKKLNFLAISVSNSTYDFYANQIEISKNIVYNPVICSGLTTNKHSDNSDISIIMPANFLSLKGHSLVFDAFLSLKRDDIKLYLAGGEVDKKLIQKLQVLEKQGKVKYLGFVKNMDKIYAKSDYILGFSSDEGLPRVAIEGLSIGLGVIYSDISVIREIYNISSNKDNFHIVKRDSVSLLECLKKLKKPTSKEPDMSIISNFSLENYLCQIEKIYKDYL encoded by the coding sequence ATGAAAAAGATTTTATTTATAGATACCGGGCTTGAATATGGCGGCGGAACGAAAAGTTTTTTATATCTTTTAGGTGCTTTATTAGGCAAAAATGAGTATAAAATTTATGTATATTTTGAAAATGATTATATGGTTGGTGATAAAAAAATATCGCAGATAATCGATAAAATGGGTGCTACTTTTATATATTTTAAGCCTAAAAATAGGATTTGTAAAATGAAAAGAGAGATTTTAAGGGTGTTTTCGAAAAAACTTTTGGATAAAGTTTTGTATACAAATGATCTAAAATTTGCTTTTGATCTGCTAAAAAGTCTGAGCATCCATGCCGTGCATCTTAACAATCATTTTTCAACGAATTTGGCTTACAATGAAGCTGCAAATTTGCTTGGCATAAAAGTTATCCAGCATTTAAGAAAGAATTCAAAAATAGAAGATTTTAAGCTATCTAAGCTGAAAAAACTCAATTTTTTAGCTATTAGCGTTTCAAATTCAACTTATGATTTTTACGCTAATCAGATAGAAATTTCTAAAAATATCGTTTATAATCCTGTTATTTGTAGCGGTTTAACCACGAATAAACACTCGGATAATTCTGATATTTCTATCATTATGCCGGCAAATTTCTTGAGTCTTAAAGGACACAGCCTTGTTTTCGATGCTTTTTTGAGTTTAAAAAGAGATGATATTAAGCTTTATCTAGCAGGAGGCGAAGTGGATAAAAAACTTATCCAAAAACTTCAGGTGTTAGAAAAACAAGGTAAGGTAAAATATCTTGGTTTTGTAAAAAATATGGATAAAATTTATGCAAAGAGCGATTATATTCTTGGATTTTCAAGTGATGAGGGATTGCCTAGAGTTGCTATCGAAGGACTTAGCATCGGACTTGGAGTGATATATTCTGATATATCAGTTATCAGAGAAATTTATAATATTTCGTCAAATAAAGATAATTTTCATATAGTAAAACGCGATAGTGTTTCTTTGTTAGAATGTTTGAAAAAGCTTAAAAAGCCAACATCCAAAGAACCAGATATGTCTATAATATCTAATTTCAGTTTGGAAAACTATCTTTGTCAGATAGAAAAGATTTATAAAGATTATTTATAA
- a CDS encoding glycosyltransferase family 9 protein, translating to MKINFYELVVKFLLRNKKVIKTNLVSESFKTVCFFSNTAIGDTLFNIPVFREFKKVYPDKKAIALLNPSNADLFINSPFIDEIILYNGKWSGFFKTLNILKSKNIDIAFLLHSNEPQATPLAVLSGIKYIFKLPNSKNEFNHFHSNSTLAYGKLRYIVLNRLEQLSFIGINSDNTRLELFLEDSCYKNVDKILKRSGGEKFIGFQMGASTVSRQWFLQRWKELGDLILKQTNAKIVLTGSPSEKHMCYALEKLLDSKNVLNLAGKFSIKEAAALIDRLDIFITPDTGPLHIAAALRTPTIALFIVAEPENSNPNFDTDIHKFIKKERTCEICVSKRCKYQACMLQIEAKEVFDILKEMI from the coding sequence ATGAAGATTAATTTTTATGAGTTGGTCGTTAAATTTTTACTTAGAAATAAAAAAGTTATAAAAACCAACTTGGTAAGCGAATCTTTTAAAACCGTCTGTTTTTTTAGTAATACCGCCATAGGAGACACGCTTTTTAACATTCCTGTTTTTAGGGAATTTAAAAAGGTATATCCAGATAAAAAAGCCATAGCTCTTTTAAACCCATCAAACGCGGATCTGTTTATAAATAGTCCGTTTATAGATGAAATAATTTTATACAATGGTAAATGGAGCGGTTTTTTCAAGACTTTAAATATATTGAAATCCAAAAATATAGATATAGCTTTTTTGCTTCATTCAAATGAGCCTCAAGCTACGCCATTAGCGGTTCTTAGCGGTATAAAATATATTTTTAAATTGCCAAATTCTAAAAATGAATTCAACCATTTCCACTCAAACTCTACCTTGGCTTATGGCAAACTTAGGTATATTGTTCTAAATAGACTGGAGCAGCTTAGTTTTATAGGAATTAACTCTGATAATACGAGACTTGAGCTATTTTTGGAAGATAGTTGTTATAAAAACGTAGATAAAATATTAAAAAGAAGCGGCGGCGAGAAATTTATCGGTTTTCAAATGGGTGCTAGTACGGTTTCTAGACAGTGGTTTTTACAGCGTTGGAAAGAGCTTGGAGATTTGATTTTAAAACAGACTAATGCAAAAATAGTTTTAACCGGAAGTCCCAGTGAAAAGCATATGTGCTACGCTCTTGAGAAATTGCTTGATAGTAAAAATGTTTTGAATTTAGCTGGCAAATTTAGTATAAAAGAAGCAGCAGCGTTGATAGATAGGCTTGATATTTTTATCACTCCAGACACGGGACCGCTACATATAGCAGCTGCACTTAGAACGCCTACTATAGCATTATTTATCGTAGCAGAGCCTGAAAATTCAAATCCAAATTTTGATACCGATATACATAAATTTATAAAAAAAGAAAGAACTTGTGAAATTTGCGTTTCAAAAAGGTGTAAATATCAAGCTTGCATGTTACAAATAGAAGCAAAAGAAGTTTTTGATATACTAAAAGAGATGATATGA
- a CDS encoding glycosyltransferase family 4 protein: MINILELESSLGFGGQEHRTMRLINALDESKFKVFYGLNRGSKSLEKPIKCSFVEFNLKKVYNIFTVIKICWFVKKNGIKIISTHSGKDGNIGSIVGKICGVKVVRTRHLQTPIKSPFSYNLSSKVVAVSNATKESLVRRGVKENLIEVIRTGVDTQKYTKNFKLNLKKELGLSEETVLIGIVAVLRAAKNHKLLVEAFNELNLPKTALVIIGDGPQKQNLENLIIGRNNIFMLGNRDNVSEFLGSLDIFVLPSNMEALGTAILEASSAGVACIGSRVGGIPEAIKDAQTGLLFENGNLESLKTALKILIENTDLRAEFAKNGIKYVKDSFSTEVMAKKTQQIYEELVNED, from the coding sequence ATGATAAATATATTAGAGCTTGAAAGCTCACTTGGATTTGGTGGGCAAGAGCATAGAACTATGCGTCTTATCAACGCGCTTGATGAGAGTAAATTTAAAGTATTTTACGGATTAAACAGAGGGTCAAAATCTCTTGAAAAACCTATAAAATGCAGCTTCGTGGAGTTTAATCTGAAAAAAGTTTATAATATTTTTACTGTTATTAAAATTTGCTGGTTTGTTAAGAAAAACGGCATTAAGATTATTTCTACACATTCTGGAAAAGATGGAAATATCGGCTCTATCGTTGGTAAAATTTGCGGCGTAAAAGTCGTGCGTACAAGACACTTGCAAACTCCTATAAAATCACCGTTTAGTTATAATCTTAGCTCAAAAGTAGTAGCCGTTTCAAATGCTACTAAAGAGTCTCTAGTAAGACGTGGTGTAAAAGAGAATTTGATAGAAGTTATCCGCACAGGTGTTGATACTCAAAAATATACTAAAAATTTTAAATTGAATTTAAAAAAAGAGTTAGGGTTGAGTGAAGAAACTGTATTGATAGGCATAGTAGCAGTTCTAAGAGCGGCTAAAAATCATAAACTTTTAGTAGAAGCTTTTAACGAGTTAAACTTACCTAAAACAGCTTTGGTTATTATCGGCGACGGGCCTCAAAAACAGAACTTAGAAAATCTTATAATCGGTAGAAATAACATATTTATGCTTGGAAATAGAGATAACGTGAGCGAGTTTTTAGGTTCGCTTGATATCTTTGTGTTGCCATCAAATATGGAGGCTCTGGGCACTGCTATCTTAGAAGCAAGTAGCGCAGGAGTTGCTTGCATAGGAAGTAGAGTCGGAGGCATACCAGAAGCTATCAAAGACGCTCAAACAGGACTTTTGTTTGAAAACGGAAATTTAGAAAGTCTAAAAACAGCTTTGAAAATTTTGATAGAAAACACAGATCTTAGAGCTGAGTTTGCAAAAAACGGTATAAAATATGTAAAAGATAGCTTTTCTACTGAAGTTATGGCAAAAAAGACGCAACAAATTTATGAAGAGCTGGTAAATGAAGATTAA
- a CDS encoding glycosyltransferase family 9 protein, with translation MKILLIRNDNIGDLICTTPAIEALRKHFRNDQIDIVVNSYNECVIKNNPFINKIYSYTKPKHKKGILQKLKAVFGKAKMLFEIYKTGYDTAIIFRTGYSASAELFAITSRAKKIIGVGDKNGKSHVSDKILFSGEHEVMFCFECLKSFGICYNGEKTLFVPDSMSEQYKDFVFFHISSRIPQNMLNDEQILGISGFLKSKFDNVVITAEDSDFGQNISKKSGIKYLKTSSFNELANFLSGAKLLLSCDGGVMHLGPALGVKTIGILGKTNINRWSPWGAKCLQDESLVASNLNIQTVFDAVNEVIK, from the coding sequence ATGAAAATTTTGCTTATAAGAAACGATAATATAGGTGATCTTATCTGCACGACTCCTGCTATAGAGGCGCTTAGAAAACATTTTCGTAACGATCAAATCGATATAGTAGTAAATAGTTATAATGAATGCGTTATAAAAAATAATCCATTTATAAATAAAATTTATAGTTATACAAAACCAAAGCATAAAAAAGGAATCCTCCAGAAGCTAAAAGCCGTTTTTGGTAAAGCTAAAATGCTGTTTGAAATTTATAAAACCGGTTATGACACTGCGATTATATTTCGCACCGGCTACTCCGCTTCTGCCGAATTATTCGCTATAACTAGTAGAGCAAAAAAAATAATCGGAGTAGGTGACAAAAATGGCAAATCACACGTTAGTGATAAAATATTATTTTCAGGTGAGCATGAAGTTATGTTCTGTTTTGAGTGTTTAAAGTCGTTTGGAATATGCTATAACGGTGAAAAAACACTTTTCGTACCAGATAGTATGAGTGAGCAATATAAAGATTTTGTATTTTTTCATATTAGTTCAAGGATCCCTCAAAATATGCTAAATGACGAGCAGATTTTGGGCATATCTGGGTTCTTAAAATCCAAATTCGATAATGTTGTTATAACGGCTGAAGATTCTGATTTTGGACAAAATATATCCAAGAAAAGCGGTATAAAATACCTAAAAACATCAAGTTTTAACGAGCTTGCGAACTTTTTAAGCGGCGCAAAGCTGCTTTTGTCGTGCGATGGCGGTGTTATGCATCTTGGACCGGCGCTCGGTGTAAAAACTATAGGAATACTCGGAAAAACAAATATAAATCGTTGGTCGCCGTGGGGAGCAAAATGTCTTCAAGATGAGAGCCTAGTAGCTTCAAATTTAAATATACAAACGGTATTTGACGCAGTTAACGAGGTGATAAAATGA
- a CDS encoding glycosyltransferase family 4 protein — MKKIVFLRTDPSATGGAERYLTRLKNALKNSGINSEIRSFKGNKKLSSWLKALKFNAQVKNEKNEDEIYFSLDRVTSADIYRAGDGVHKVYRSLKPFWFFNPLNFVYVYLEKRCFLNSKSIITNSNLIKQQIIDTYGIDKDKITTIYNGINLPTKVEKGSAKMRLCEKFGLNYELPILLFVGSGFKRKGVSEFLSIISKISLAINTIIVGSDKNIKKYKNLAKKLGINAIFTGKQRVVNDFYEGADMFIFPTHYEPFSNVILEALSYGCVCITTRQNGASEILDKDFIMDQPKSFEIANFIEKILKDNKLLSKIQTSNLELSKKFSIEDNAKKTMEIINAHTN, encoded by the coding sequence ATGAAAAAGATAGTATTTCTAAGAACAGATCCAAGTGCTACTGGTGGGGCTGAAAGGTACTTGACACGACTTAAAAACGCCCTTAAAAACTCAGGCATAAACTCAGAGATAAGAAGTTTTAAAGGAAATAAAAAGTTAAGTTCATGGCTAAAAGCACTTAAATTTAATGCTCAAGTAAAAAACGAAAAAAACGAAGATGAAATATACTTCAGTTTAGACAGAGTCACATCAGCCGATATCTACAGGGCGGGCGATGGGGTGCATAAAGTTTATAGATCTTTAAAACCATTTTGGTTTTTTAATCCTTTAAATTTTGTATATGTTTATCTTGAGAAAAGATGCTTTTTAAATTCCAAAAGCATAATCACAAACTCAAATTTGATAAAACAGCAAATCATAGATACGTACGGTATCGATAAAGATAAAATAACAACTATATACAACGGTATAAATCTTCCGACAAAAGTAGAAAAAGGAAGTGCAAAAATGCGACTTTGCGAGAAATTCGGGCTAAATTACGAGCTTCCTATACTACTTTTTGTAGGAAGCGGTTTTAAAAGAAAAGGAGTAAGCGAGTTTCTAAGCATTATCTCAAAAATATCACTAGCCATAAACACAATTATAGTAGGTAGTGATAAAAATATAAAAAAATATAAAAATCTAGCAAAAAAACTAGGCATAAACGCCATATTTACAGGCAAACAAAGAGTCGTAAACGACTTTTATGAAGGTGCTGATATGTTTATATTTCCTACTCATTATGAGCCGTTTTCTAACGTTATTTTAGAAGCCCTTAGCTATGGATGCGTCTGCATAACAACTAGACAAAACGGTGCTAGCGAGATACTTGATAAAGATTTTATCATGGATCAACCTAAGAGTTTTGAGATAGCAAATTTCATAGAAAAAATCTTAAAAGACAACAAACTGCTTTCAAAAATACAAACTTCAAATTTAGAATTATCAAAAAAATTCAGCATAGAAGATAACGCTAAAAAAACGATGGAAATCATAAATGCGCATACTAATTGA
- the waaF gene encoding lipopolysaccharide heptosyltransferase II, whose protein sequence is MRILIELPTWLGDSVMASAAVQSLALNYPNCKITFFGSEISTSIYSSYPNRENIIIDNSKKARFRLFYLLKTALNLDKFDIAISFRSHFYSKVFFKFIKADKKAIFTPTKNEIHQVQKYINFIIDCINLKKSTDELKLYFTPFKFKNKTLGINPGASYGSAKRWYPQYFANVAINLKESYEVVVFGGKNEQNICDEIALELKKNGVKYQNLCCKTTVCELASFIAGLDMFITNDSGPMHIAAAFKVPTIALFGPTKFKETSPYKNNNAKILHLDLDCMPCMKRVCPLNSHECMKNLTPKMVLDAIYTLNLQPRK, encoded by the coding sequence ATGCGCATACTAATTGAACTGCCAACATGGCTAGGTGACTCCGTGATGGCGAGCGCCGCCGTGCAAAGTCTAGCTCTAAACTATCCAAACTGTAAAATAACTTTTTTTGGCTCAGAGATTAGCACGAGTATTTACAGCTCTTATCCAAACCGTGAAAATATTATTATCGATAATTCAAAAAAAGCTAGATTTAGACTATTTTATCTGCTAAAAACAGCTTTAAATTTAGATAAATTTGATATAGCCATAAGTTTCAGAAGTCATTTCTACTCAAAAGTATTTTTTAAATTTATAAAAGCAGACAAAAAAGCTATTTTTACACCTACAAAAAACGAAATTCATCAAGTGCAAAAATATATAAATTTTATTATTGATTGTATAAATTTAAAAAAAAGCACAGATGAGCTAAAGCTATATTTTACTCCTTTTAAATTTAAAAACAAAACTCTAGGAATAAATCCAGGAGCAAGCTACGGAAGTGCGAAAAGATGGTATCCGCAATATTTTGCAAACGTAGCGATAAATTTAAAAGAGAGTTATGAAGTTGTCGTTTTTGGAGGGAAAAATGAACAAAATATCTGCGATGAAATAGCATTAGAGCTTAAAAAAAACGGAGTTAAATACCAAAATTTATGTTGCAAAACCACCGTTTGCGAGCTCGCAAGCTTTATAGCGGGTCTTGATATGTTTATCACCAACGATAGCGGTCCTATGCATATAGCAGCGGCTTTTAAGGTACCGACTATAGCGCTTTTTGGACCTACTAAGTTCAAAGAAACTTCTCCATATAAAAACAACAATGCAAAGATATTGCATCTTGATTTAGACTGTATGCCCTGTATGAAGAGAGTTTGTCCTTTGAACTCGCACGAATGCATGAAAAATCTAACACCAAAAATGGTGCTAGATGCTATTTATACGCTAAATCTACAGCCCCGCAAATAG
- the gmhA gene encoding D-sedoheptulose 7-phosphate isomerase, translated as MSIFLNELEAHKETLNMVYELNENVLKACEMVVETLKNGGKVLICGNGGSAADSQHFAAELTGRYKTERTPLAGIALSTDTSALTAIGNDYGYDEVFARQTAALGRRGDILIGISTSGNSANVLKALKTARQNGLKTLGLSGKSGGAMNDLCDLNLIIPANDTARIQEMHILVIHTICGAVDLAYK; from the coding sequence ATGAGTATATTTTTAAATGAGTTAGAAGCTCACAAAGAGACTTTAAACATGGTTTATGAGTTAAATGAAAATGTTTTAAAAGCGTGTGAAATGGTGGTTGAAACTTTAAAGAACGGCGGTAAGGTTTTAATATGTGGAAATGGCGGAAGCGCTGCAGATTCTCAGCATTTTGCAGCAGAACTTACCGGGCGTTATAAAACAGAGAGAACTCCGCTTGCCGGGATCGCTCTTAGCACTGATACTTCGGCTCTTACTGCGATCGGAAACGACTATGGCTATGATGAGGTTTTTGCAAGACAAACAGCAGCTTTAGGCAGACGCGGTGATATTTTGATAGGAATTTCTACTAGCGGAAATAGTGCAAATGTTTTAAAAGCACTAAAAACGGCAAGGCAAAATGGACTAAAAACACTTGGGCTAAGCGGTAAAAGCGGAGGCGCTATGAATGATTTGTGTGATCTAAATTTGATAATACCTGCTAATGATACTGCTAGGATTCAAGAGATGCATATTTTAGTGATTCATACTATTTGCGGGGCTGTAGATTTAGCGTATAAATAG
- a CDS encoding aspartate/glutamate racemase family protein, whose translation MRVVGLIGGMSWESTLTYYKVLNEEIRDRLGGLHSAKCIVYSLDFHEIEKFQSQNEWQKSGKVLLDAALNLEKAGAECVMICTNTMHKVADMITASLKIPFIHIADVTAQALKQNGSKKALLLGTKYTMTESFYKDKISKNSIEVVVPNKSDTDFINSVIFNELCIGNIKQSSKIEFIKIINESKKLGVDSVILGCTEIGLLIKDDDCDIKIFDTTLLHAKAAADFSIN comes from the coding sequence GTGAGAGTAGTCGGGCTAATAGGCGGTATGAGCTGGGAGAGTACTCTTACGTATTATAAAGTATTAAATGAAGAGATAAGAGATAGGCTAGGAGGCTTGCACAGCGCTAAATGTATAGTTTATAGCTTAGATTTTCATGAAATAGAAAAATTTCAAAGCCAAAACGAGTGGCAAAAAAGTGGTAAAGTATTATTAGACGCAGCTTTAAATTTAGAAAAAGCCGGTGCCGAGTGTGTGATGATCTGTACGAATACTATGCATAAAGTTGCCGATATGATAACTGCTAGTTTAAAAATACCTTTTATCCATATCGCCGATGTTACTGCTCAAGCTTTGAAGCAAAACGGATCTAAAAAGGCGCTTTTGCTTGGTACCAAATACACCATGACAGAGAGTTTTTATAAAGATAAAATATCTAAAAATTCCATAGAAGTAGTAGTTCCAAATAAGTCTGATACGGATTTTATAAATAGCGTGATTTTTAATGAATTATGCATCGGCAATATAAAACAAAGCTCTAAAATTGAATTTATAAAAATAATAAACGAGTCAAAAAAACTCGGTGTAGATAGCGTCATACTAGGATGCACCGAGATAGGTCTTTTAATAAAAGATGACGATTGCGATATAAAGATATTTGATACGACGCTGCTTCATGCTAAGGCCGCGGCTGATTTTTCTATAAATTAA